The Gadus macrocephalus chromosome 1, ASM3116895v1 DNA window AGAACTAGCAGGTCCTCTGTacgctctctcatctctctcactctctcacgccTTCTTCAGGTTACGCCACCGGTGTTTCAACCTCAGCTCTGTAAACTTCATAACTTCAGCAAGTGAAATGTGCACCAATATAGAATAGCAATAAAACTCTTAATTTGAATAATTTTAAGTGTTAAAAGGGAATCTATTCTCGATTTCGAAAAATCAACAATCACACGTAACACGTAAACAACGGAAAATGTTTTGAGAGGATGGGGGGCGGGTAGGACAGTTATTAGCAATCAGTTTTAGCTTGCTTGCTAGCACAGGGAACATGACAGCAGTTGATGGAAAGCCCGTTTATAAAGAGCTGCTCACCACGTTTTTTTGCCTGACCAAAGTATTTTGCCAAAACAAGCAGAAGGAGTCTACCGGTAAAAGAGCGAGTAAGATaaaaagagagtgagacagagagagagagaaagagagacagagagagaaagcagggtTGGCATTGAAAATGCGTGGAATGGTCCAGCCTTCACATCCCAGTGATATAATGCTATGTACAACACTACCATGTGTAAAAGATGCATGCATGTGAAGTGGAAGCCACCCGGCAATAAGGTGACCGCCAAGCCATTTTCATTTACCCAAATCAATCCTCTGCAATTTAGACTTTTTCATCAACTAACGTCCGTATCAAGAATGATATTCTGGAGCGAACATGAACAGCTCATTAGTGTCCCAGTATTAGTGGAGAACTGAGGGGAAATGACAGATTTGACGATGGAATAATAATGAGCTCATCAACCCTGCTTTTCAGTGACAGATAAGATGTGAACATGaacaacgtgtttgtgtgtgtgttcgcgtgtgtgtgtgagtatgtgtttcAACAcctataagagagagagggacatgggGGGAGGTGCAGAGCCAACAAAAGCAGACCCAAGCCTGGACCGCCCAATCAATTAAAACCCCTCCCCAAGCAGCTCCACATCAACGCGTTACCTCAGGCTCTGCCTCTTTTGCCAAAcccttttcccccctctctggCCCCCCCGCTCTCCCGGGAGAGGCCCCCCCGGCCGCTCACTGCTCATCCTCCCCGAACACGTCGTTCTGTTTGCGCTTCATGTTCTCAAAGTCAAACTCGCTCCCCGTCATACGCTTGTAGATGTCCTTGATGTCGTTGCAGGTGGTCTCGAAGTGGGTGGTGGCGTCGTAGGACCGCGAGGCGAACACCTGGCGACAACACTTGAGTTATTACACCTATACTACCTGGATACCTAGCATCGatttatattgatatatttatagatatatgttATATGTTTATATCATTATATCATTATTGagttcacattctgtttctctctgcaggTCATTGTGAAACACAAATGTGTGTATCTGAATAGTCTCACGAGGCTTCATCAACATCAATGTCTAaagtgtaatatatatataaatacagcaTGTCAATTTCATGTGCATACAGGTGAAACCGTGTTCCCACTCACCTGGCTTTCAGTGCCATCATCTGTGGGCTCGTAAAGGTCACTTATAGCCACAAACCTGGAAAACAACGAGTACCATAATCAAAATACGACTGACAATACCATGAATTTGTATCCTATAATGCAGTGTATTCTGAGACATGACTGACAATAGCCCAGATATGACTATGTTTCCCATAATGCAGTGTGTTACTTCTGGTCAATGGGCtccaggagctccagggctggctCTATCTCCGCCTCTGGCTCGCTGGTCTCCACCGTGGTGCTGATGATGGCGATGTATTTCCCCTGCGCCGCCACGTTGTGGGCGTAGGAGATCATGCACACGTAGatgtctggagggaggagaggggggagcaaAGGTCAAAGTGGACTCGGGGAGACAAAAGAGCAGAGGAAAGAAAGGCTGGAAACCATAATTGGGGGCGAGCATTACCAAGTATAGACAATGACAGAGCAAAAATAGtcataacaaaaaaatatgaaaatgtaaCTAGGCGGAAATCTCAAAATGACCGCATTAGAAATGCttcttcatttctctttttatcCTTTAGAAGACAAAATGCTGCGTTGCTGTGTTTGTCACTAAATGGCTCATCTGGTCAGCATAAGCCGGGAATAGGTGTCTGCTCTGACCTGACTTGCGGTTGACCTGATTCTGAGGGATGATGATCTGGCAGGAGTTGGCGTCGTTGGTGTTTTTGATTGGGTGGCTGAGGACGCATATCACACGGATCACCTGGCCCGCCTTGCGCACGCGGTCCTGGATGTAGCTGGGGTCACAGATGAGCTGCTTACAACGAGCCACCTGCATCCATGGGGGGGAGACAAACCAAAGCAGAGATGGATCTGGGTCACCCGCAGCCAAAACCCCAGCATGTTGTGGTCATTCTGACAATCACACACGCCCACCCACGTTCAGGGAATGGGTGTGACTTATTGAAAGACATTTCTAGGATctcaaacaacaaaaaaacattacaaagtAACTTTGAGCATTACATTAGACACAGGAGATATAACATGGCACTTGCTGATCCAGAATACAAAGGAAAAGACAAATCAGTTCACCTCTCCCTCAGACTTCACGCCGACCACATGACCGTCTTCCATCACGATGTCGTCCACTGGCTTGTTCAGCATGTAAGTGCCGCCATAGATTGCGCTCAACCTGTGGCcacaaataataattaaatcaaaaatcaaaaacaCCGGTACTACATATGCGATAATGAGCATTCTGAGTACCGATGAACAATAGCTGTACGTAAGATGGGGGTGACATACCTGGCGAATCCCTGTGGCAGCTCCCCCAGGCCGTACAGGGGGTACAGGTATGGGCTCTTCCCGTAGCGAGCCAGCGACTCACTGTACAGTTTGATGCGGTTCACGGTCTCCAGACAGGGGACATCCAGGTAACTGGCGGAGCGAGGAGAGGTGCAGGGGATGGTAAGTACGTAAACATGATAAAAGTAACCCAGAGCTGAGCATATTCCTATTCAGTGATTCTGATGTGTCTTAAGCCTGAAGCAAATGGAGCGCTAGACTCCTCAAATAATCATTTAGATCCTTAAAGATTATTTTGCCTATTTCCAGACACGGCTGAATGCTATGATGTTATTTCCTTTAAATATTAAGCCTCCGGTGAAACCGTGACCGAGAAAATCTGGCATTGTTGAATGTGAGTATATCATCGTTATCTAACAAGGCTTTAAAAACATGGCAAAACAAAATGTTCCTCAAATTAATACCTCTGGTTAGACCAAACACACTGAAATAAGCACCTAAAGAATAAACCTAAAAAACTGTGAA harbors:
- the gdi1 gene encoding rab GDP dissociation inhibitor alpha; its protein translation is MDEEYDVIVLGTGLTECILSGIMSVNGKKVLHMDRNPYYGGESSSITPLEELYKRFGLPDSPPESMGRGRDWNVDLIPKFLMANGQLVKMLLYTEVTRYLDFKVVEGSFVYKGGKIYKVPSTETEALASNLMGMFEKRRFRKFLVFVANFDENDPKTFEGVDPKATTMRDVYKKFDLGQDVIDFTGHALALYRTDDYLDVPCLETVNRIKLYSESLARYGKSPYLYPLYGLGELPQGFARLSAIYGGTYMLNKPVDDIVMEDGHVVGVKSEGEVARCKQLICDPSYIQDRVRKAGQVIRVICVLSHPIKNTNDANSCQIIIPQNQVNRKSDIYVCMISYAHNVAAQGKYIAIISTTVETSEPEAEIEPALELLEPIDQKFVAISDLYEPTDDGTESQVFASRSYDATTHFETTCNDIKDIYKRMTGSEFDFENMKRKQNDVFGEDEQ